In Deinococcus puniceus, one genomic interval encodes:
- a CDS encoding deoxyribodipyrimidine photo-lyase: MIHESRVQLLRVGMPDSKGSFVLLWVQASVRVTDNHALEYAVREANRLGLPLAAVFGLTPSFPEANARHYQFLLEGLRDLSAGLAARGIPFSVRLGSPPDVVLAASKGAAVVITDRGYLRIQRQWREDLAVRLGVPLVQVESEALIPVQTTSPKQEYAARTIRPKIHRLWHDYFVPLEPHELKRQGQDWPTDLDLPQLDVSAPSATVKTLPLDFSVPPGREAGGEVAALARLSAFVGQQLAGYADTRNDPTQDGSSRLSAFLHYGQLSPLTAALAAREHGGPGADTFLEELIVRRELSFNLCQYNPHYDTYDGVPDWARKTLEEHAGDKREALYTREQLDRAETHDPYWNASQNEMVRTGRMHNYMRMYWGKKVLEWTETPREAHAHLIALNNRYEQDGRNANSFAGISWVFGLHDRPWTRRPIFGTVRYMNAGGLKRKFDIETYARRWA, translated from the coding sequence ATGATTCATGAGTCACGGGTGCAACTGCTGCGGGTGGGAATGCCGGACAGCAAAGGCAGTTTTGTGCTGCTGTGGGTGCAGGCCAGCGTGCGCGTCACCGACAATCACGCGCTGGAATACGCGGTTCGAGAGGCTAACCGACTTGGGTTGCCCCTTGCCGCCGTGTTCGGTCTCACGCCCAGTTTTCCGGAGGCCAACGCCCGCCATTACCAGTTTTTGCTGGAAGGCTTGCGCGATCTCTCGGCGGGCTTGGCGGCACGCGGGATTCCCTTCAGCGTGCGCCTCGGCTCTCCGCCCGATGTGGTGCTGGCGGCCTCTAAGGGCGCGGCGGTGGTGATCACAGACCGGGGGTATCTGCGGATTCAGCGGCAGTGGCGGGAGGATTTGGCCGTGCGCCTCGGCGTGCCACTCGTGCAGGTGGAATCTGAAGCCCTGATTCCTGTGCAGACCACCAGCCCCAAGCAGGAATACGCCGCCCGCACCATTCGGCCCAAGATTCACCGCCTCTGGCACGACTATTTTGTGCCGCTGGAACCGCATGAGCTGAAGCGGCAGGGGCAAGACTGGCCCACCGATCTCGATTTGCCCCAACTAGATGTCTCTGCTCCCTCGGCCACCGTCAAGACCCTGCCGCTGGATTTCAGCGTGCCACCGGGCCGGGAAGCGGGTGGAGAAGTGGCCGCCCTTGCCCGCCTGAGTGCCTTCGTGGGCCAGCAACTTGCCGGGTACGCCGACACCCGCAACGATCCCACGCAGGACGGCAGCAGCCGCCTCAGCGCCTTTCTGCATTACGGTCAACTCTCGCCCCTGACGGCTGCGCTGGCCGCCCGCGAACACGGCGGGCCGGGGGCCGACACCTTTTTGGAAGAACTGATCGTGCGGCGCGAACTGAGTTTCAACCTCTGCCAGTACAACCCGCACTACGACACCTACGACGGTGTGCCCGATTGGGCGCGGAAAACGCTGGAAGAACACGCCGGAGACAAGCGCGAAGCCCTGTATACCCGCGAGCAGCTTGACCGCGCCGAAACGCACGATCCCTACTGGAACGCCTCGCAAAACGAGATGGTCAGAACCGGGCGGATGCACAACTACATGCGGATGTATTGGGGCAAAAAAGTGCTGGAATGGACAGAAACGCCGCGTGAGGCGCACGCCCACCTGATCGCCCTCAACAACCGCTACGAGCAAGATGGCCGCAACGCCAACAGTTTCGCGGGCATCAGTTGGGTGTTTGGGCTGCATGACCGTCCGTGGACACGCCGCCCAATTTTTGGCACGGTGCGCTACATGAATGCGGGGGGATTGAAGCGCAAATTTGACATAGAGACTTATGCGCGGCGGTGGGCTTAG
- a CDS encoding ABC transporter permease, translating to MTSFGRQRVGWGVLLWPSLLLLCLIPGVLPRLLAPLNLGELTAFDPPLWRLTLTHLGLVALATGVVLALGVPLAVAVTRPGREALRQLAETLVGLGQTVPTFAILALAVPALGFGWQPTLLGLIVYGLVPVVSNGIAGLMAVDASALDAARGMGMTGRQRLARVELPLALPILLAGLRTSTVYNVGTATVGAALGAGGLGEPIINGLSQQNTALVLVGAVLSALLALSLDAVLGLFAPRT from the coding sequence ATGACTTCTTTCGGCAGGCAGCGTGTGGGTTGGGGGGTGTTGCTGTGGCCTTCGCTCCTGCTCCTGTGTCTGATTCCGGGTGTGCTGCCGCGCCTACTGGCCCCACTCAACTTAGGCGAATTGACGGCCTTCGACCCTCCCCTGTGGCGGCTCACACTGACCCATCTGGGGTTGGTGGCACTGGCCACTGGCGTGGTGTTGGCCCTCGGTGTTCCGCTGGCCGTCGCCGTGACCCGACCCGGACGTGAGGCGCTGCGGCAGTTGGCCGAAACGTTGGTAGGGCTGGGCCAGACCGTACCCACCTTTGCGATTCTGGCACTGGCCGTGCCTGCTCTGGGGTTCGGCTGGCAGCCGACTTTACTGGGCCTGATCGTGTACGGATTGGTTCCAGTCGTCAGCAACGGAATCGCGGGCCTGATGGCGGTAGACGCCAGCGCTTTGGACGCGGCACGCGGTATGGGCATGACGGGCCGCCAACGCCTCGCACGGGTGGAATTGCCGCTGGCGCTTCCGATTCTGCTGGCGGGCCTGAGAACGAGTACTGTCTACAACGTGGGCACAGCCACCGTTGGAGCCGCACTGGGCGCAGGTGGGTTGGGCGAGCCGATCATCAACGGGCTGTCTCAGCAGAATACGGCGCTGGTCTTGGTGGGGGCGGTTCTCTCGGCGCTGCTGGCGCTCAGTTTAGACGCGGTACTGGGCCTTTTTGCCCCCAGAACCTAG
- a CDS encoding CarD family transcriptional regulator encodes MAFQTGDRVVLPPYGIGVVSGTCQRPVAGQSHAYYQVDFPNTSSRAYVPVSSPDETGMRAALTACDMPALLGHLSLSTNDLNLPRQWAARHRRVTEILVSGDPYELATLTGELRRWNVERGLPDLDRQAFRRAIKLLEQEVNGLEDQCAHDVQNFLDLAWKETPQ; translated from the coding sequence ATGGCCTTTCAGACTGGTGACCGCGTTGTCCTTCCTCCCTACGGTATCGGCGTTGTGAGCGGCACTTGCCAGCGCCCAGTCGCCGGACAGTCCCACGCCTACTATCAGGTCGATTTTCCAAACACCTCTAGCCGCGCTTACGTGCCAGTATCTTCGCCAGACGAAACAGGCATGAGGGCCGCCCTGACCGCCTGCGATATGCCTGCGCTGCTGGGTCATCTCAGCCTGAGCACCAACGACCTGAATTTGCCGCGTCAGTGGGCCGCTCGCCACCGCCGCGTCACCGAAATTTTGGTCAGCGGCGACCCTTACGAACTGGCCACCCTAACTGGCGAGCTGCGGCGCTGGAATGTAGAGCGCGGCCTTCCTGATCTAGACCGTCAAGCGTTCCGGCGGGCCATCAAGTTGCTGGAGCAAGAAGTGAATGGACTGGAAGACCAATGCGCCCACGACGTGCAGAACTTCCTTGATCTGGCCTGGAAAGAGACACCCCAATAA
- the hemW gene encoding radical SAM family heme chaperone HemW, whose amino-acid sequence MSFPAVSSPTLDSTIRHLYVHVPFCPSICPYCDFHVLTRRAGLVEAYLERVETEAAELAARYDVDLDTVYLGGGTPSFLRDAEITALVGSVRRHLGWGRVENTLEINPGTVNPERAALWRGLGIDRASVGVQSLDDATLKFLGRTHDSAQARAAVTTLIDAGFRVSGDLITAVPGQPLEADIAGLVALGVGHISAYTLTIEPGTEFARRGVTVEEDDERAGFERTEELLTAHGFDRYEISNYARSGQQSRHNLAYWGNRFYLGLGPGAAGHYPAAGEAELLGQRRTNLHLHEWLTGAEGKAQPIDAEEYVTDALFMGLRVQRGISLSDLTQRSGLDVAGRYAKPIKANLARGLLALEGDTLRATPQGWWALNKVITDFLEG is encoded by the coding sequence GTGAGTTTCCCGGCTGTCTCCTCCCCCACGCTCGATTCCACGATTCGGCACCTCTATGTGCATGTGCCGTTTTGCCCCAGCATCTGCCCCTACTGCGATTTTCATGTGCTGACGCGGCGGGCGGGGCTGGTAGAGGCCTATCTGGAGCGGGTAGAAACCGAGGCGGCGGAGTTGGCAGCCCGCTATGACGTTGATTTAGATACCGTGTATCTGGGCGGCGGCACGCCTAGTTTTTTGCGTGACGCAGAAATTACAGCGCTGGTGGGCAGCGTGCGGCGGCATCTGGGCTGGGGCAGGGTGGAGAACACGCTGGAAATCAATCCGGGCACCGTGAACCCCGAGCGGGCAGCCCTGTGGCGCGGGCTGGGCATAGACCGGGCGTCGGTGGGCGTGCAGAGTTTGGATGACGCCACGCTGAAATTTTTGGGCCGCACGCACGATTCAGCGCAGGCCAGAGCCGCCGTGACCACGCTGATAGACGCCGGATTCCGGGTCAGCGGCGACCTGATTACCGCCGTGCCGGGGCAGCCGTTAGAGGCCGATATTGCCGGACTGGTGGCGCTGGGCGTGGGTCATATCAGCGCGTACACCCTGACCATCGAACCCGGCACCGAGTTTGCCCGCCGGGGCGTAACGGTAGAGGAAGACGACGAACGCGCAGGCTTCGAGCGTACCGAAGAGTTGCTGACCGCACACGGTTTTGACCGGTATGAGATCAGCAACTATGCGCGGTCCGGTCAACAGTCGCGGCACAATCTGGCGTACTGGGGCAACCGTTTTTATCTGGGTTTGGGGCCGGGAGCGGCGGGCCACTACCCAGCGGCAGGTGAGGCAGAATTGTTAGGCCAACGCCGCACCAACCTTCACCTGCACGAATGGCTAACAGGCGCAGAGGGTAAGGCGCAACCCATAGATGCCGAGGAATACGTCACCGACGCCCTGTTCATGGGCCTGCGCGTGCAGCGGGGCATCAGCCTGAGCGACTTGACGCAGCGCAGCGGACTGGACGTGGCCGGACGATACGCCAAACCGATCAAGGCCAACCTAGCGCGGGGTTTACTGGCTTTGGAGGGCGACACGTTGCGGGCCACGCCGCAGGGCTGGTGGGCGCTGAACAAGGTGATTACGGACTTTTTGGAAGGGTGA
- the trmH gene encoding tRNA (guanosine(18)-2'-O)-methyltransferase TrmH, translating into MTPERYQKIMRVLGKRQPTLSVLMDEVNKPHNFSAILRTCDAVGVQTAHAVPPKSGEMPSFGSSAYEATSGSAHKWVRVQPHTDAVSAVRELQAQGVQVLATHLSQRSVDYRTPDYTRPTCVLLGAEKWGVSDAAAEAADGNIIIPMFGMVQSLNVSVAAATILFEAQRQRLSAGMYDTPQLAPDDLARIAFEWGYPDLAAGYRERGEEYPALNEDGQFARPEEA; encoded by the coding sequence ATGACGCCGGAGCGATACCAAAAAATCATGCGGGTGTTGGGCAAGCGCCAGCCCACGCTCAGTGTCCTGATGGACGAAGTGAACAAGCCCCACAATTTCAGCGCCATCCTGCGAACCTGCGATGCGGTGGGCGTGCAGACCGCCCACGCCGTGCCGCCCAAAAGTGGCGAGATGCCCAGTTTCGGCTCTAGCGCCTACGAGGCCACATCGGGCAGCGCCCACAAATGGGTGAGGGTGCAGCCACACACCGACGCCGTGAGTGCCGTGCGCGAGTTGCAGGCGCAGGGCGTACAGGTCTTGGCGACCCACCTCAGCCAGCGCAGCGTGGACTACCGCACCCCCGATTACACCCGCCCCACCTGCGTGCTGTTGGGTGCAGAAAAATGGGGCGTGTCCGATGCAGCGGCGGAGGCGGCAGACGGCAACATCATCATCCCGATGTTTGGCATGGTGCAAAGCCTGAACGTGTCCGTTGCAGCGGCCACCATTCTGTTTGAAGCCCAGCGCCAACGCCTGAGCGCCGGAATGTACGACACGCCCCAACTCGCGCCGGATGACTTGGCCCGGATTGCCTTCGAATGGGGCTACCCCGACTTGGCGGCGGGCTACCGCGAACGCGGCGAGGAGTATCCGGCTCTGAACGAGGATGGCCAGTTTGCGCGGCCTGAAGAGGCGTAA
- a CDS encoding 2,3-bisphosphoglycerate-independent phosphoglycerate mutase, whose protein sequence is MSDLLDTVRGLAKKTDSKILMVVLDGVGGLPLTLGGDTELATAKTPNLDALAAASQLGLAELVGAGITPGSGPGHLSLFGYDPLHYVVGRGALSAVGIGVKLGAGDVAVRGNFATLGAGRIVDDRRAGRPSDEKNVEIVAKLREAIAEIDGTPVEIYTESEHRFVVVFRAVGGVALGANISDVDPQDTGVQPMTAVAHDEAGAKTAQLVNTFVARAEAALSAEPQVNGVLFRGYSDVPHFPSFDAAYQLRAACIASYPMYKGLASLVGMDVLPVEGHEDALEGKVAALTENWAKYDFFYFHVKKTDSTGEDGDFAAKVKKIELFDALLPQLLALKPDVLCIVGDHSTPSKLASHSWHPVPFLIHAEHGRKDVANRYTEEEAGRGSLGLRKGTDIMPLLMANALKLNKYGA, encoded by the coding sequence ATGAGCGATCTTCTGGATACCGTGCGCGGGCTGGCCAAGAAAACCGACAGCAAAATCCTGATGGTAGTGCTGGACGGCGTGGGCGGCCTGCCCCTGACCCTCGGCGGCGACACCGAACTCGCCACTGCCAAAACGCCGAATCTGGACGCACTGGCAGCGGCTTCTCAGCTTGGGCTGGCCGAACTGGTGGGCGCGGGCATTACCCCCGGCAGCGGCCCCGGCCACCTTAGCCTCTTCGGCTACGATCCGCTGCATTACGTGGTGGGACGCGGTGCCCTCAGTGCTGTAGGCATCGGCGTGAAGTTGGGTGCAGGCGATGTGGCCGTGCGCGGAAACTTTGCCACCCTCGGCGCGGGCCGGATCGTGGATGACCGCCGCGCCGGACGCCCCAGCGATGAGAAGAACGTGGAAATCGTGGCCAAGCTGCGTGAAGCCATTGCCGAAATCGACGGTACGCCCGTGGAGATCTACACCGAGTCCGAGCACCGTTTTGTGGTGGTCTTCCGAGCGGTGGGCGGCGTGGCGTTGGGCGCGAACATCAGCGACGTAGACCCCCAAGATACGGGCGTGCAGCCTATGACGGCAGTCGCCCACGACGAAGCCGGGGCCAAGACCGCCCAGTTGGTCAATACCTTCGTGGCCCGTGCCGAAGCTGCCCTCAGCGCCGAGCCTCAGGTCAACGGCGTGCTGTTCCGAGGTTACAGCGATGTGCCCCACTTCCCGTCCTTCGACGCCGCCTACCAGTTGCGGGCCGCCTGCATCGCCAGCTATCCCATGTACAAGGGCCTCGCCAGTTTGGTGGGCATGGATGTGCTGCCCGTAGAGGGCCACGAAGACGCGCTGGAAGGCAAAGTCGCCGCCCTGACCGAGAACTGGGCCAAGTACGACTTCTTCTACTTCCACGTGAAAAAGACCGACTCCACGGGCGAAGACGGCGATTTTGCCGCCAAAGTCAAGAAGATCGAGCTGTTCGACGCGCTGCTGCCCCAACTGCTGGCCCTCAAGCCCGACGTGCTGTGCATCGTGGGCGATCACTCCACGCCTAGCAAGCTCGCCAGCCACTCTTGGCATCCCGTCCCGTTCCTGATTCACGCTGAACATGGCCGCAAAGACGTCGCCAACCGCTACACCGAAGAAGAAGCCGGACGGGGCAGCCTCGGCCTCCGCAAAGGCACGGATATCATGCCGCTGCTGATGGCGAACGCGCTGAAACTGAATAAATACGGGGCGTGA